TGCGAGGCCATCGCGGCGAGCACCCGGTCGGCCTCGGGCACGGTCCGGCAGAACGGGACCATGACCGCGAGGTTGGTGAAGCCCAGCGTCTCCCGCACCCGGCGCAGGGCGCGGCACTCGAGCGCGAAGCCCTCCCGGTACCGGTCGTCGTCGTACCGCGAAGCACCGCGGAAGCCGAGCATCGGGTTCTCCTCGACCGGCTCGAACGCCCGCCCGCCCAGCAGGTGCGCGTACTCGTTGGTCTTGAAGTCGCTCAGCCGCACGATCACCGGGTGCGGGTGGTACGGCGCGCACAGCTTGCCCAGCCCCGTGGCCAGGCGGTCCACGAAGTACTCGCGCGGGTCGTCGTAGCCCGCGGTCAGCTCCCGGATCCGCCGCGCGTCCTCGGCGGAGTCCACCCGCTCGGGGTGCACGAGCGCCATGGGGTGGACCCTGATGGCCTCGGTGATGATGAACTCCATCCGGGCCAGCCCACCCCGTCCACGGGCAGCCGCCACCACCGGAACGCCGCGGCCGGGCTGGCCACGTTGACCATGACCTTGGTCCGCGGGCGCGGCAGCGACTCCAGGTCCACCTCCTCGGTGCGCCACGGCAGCCGGCCGGCGTACACGTGCCCCTCCTCGCCCTCGGCACAGGAGAGGGTGACCAGCCCGCCGTCGGGCAGGTCCCGGGTGGCGGACCCGGTCCCGACGACGGCCGGCACCCCCAGCTCGCGGCTCACGATCGCCGCGTGGCTGGTGGGCCCGCCGTGGTCCGTGACGATGCCCGCGGCGCGCTTCATCACCGGGCCCCAGTCCGGGTCCGTCATCTCCGCCACGAGGATGGCCCCGTCCCGGAACCGGCCGATGTCCGCGGCGCTGCGGATCACGCACACCTCCGCCGCGACGATCGCGTCCCCGATGGCCGCCCCCGTGGCCAGGCGCTCGCCGGTGCCCTCGAGGTGGTGCACGGTGAACCGGGTGGCCGAGCGCCGGGCCTGGACCGTCTCCGGCCGGGCCTGCACGAGGGACAGCTCGCCCGTCCGCCCGTCCTTGGCCCACTCCATGTCCATGGGCGTGCCGTAGTGCCGCTCCACGGCCACCGCCCAGCGGGCCAGCTGCAGCACCTCCTCGTCGGTGAGCACGAGCGCGGCGCGCTCCTCCGGGGTGGTGGGCACGAGCTCGGTGGGCGCGTCCGCGCCGGCACCGTAGACGAGCTTGACCTCCTTGGCACCCACGGTGCGCTCCAGGACGGGGACGAGGCCGGCGTCGTCGAGGAAGGGCTTGAACACCACGTACTTGTCCGGGTCCACGGTGCCCTGCACCACGGTCTCCCCGAGTCCCCACGCCGCGCTGATGACCACCGCCCGCGGGAAGCCGGTCTCGGTGTCCAGGGTGAACATGACCCCCGAGGAGCCCGTGGCCGAGTCGACCATGACCTGCACGCCCACCGAGAGCGCCACCTGCAGGTCGTCGAAGCCCTTCAGCGCCCGGTAGCTGATCGCGCGGTCCGTGAACAGGGAGGCGAAGCAGCGCCGGCACGCCTCCAGCAGGGCGTCCGGGCCGGTGACGTTGAGGAAGGTCTCCTGCTGGCCGGCGAAGCTGGCCTCCGGCAGGTCCTCGGCCGTCGCGCTGCTGCGCACCGCCACGGCCGGCGCGGCCAGCCCGGTGCGCTCGGCGAGCACCGCGTAGGCCCGCCCGACGGCGTCCGCGACCTCGGGCGGGAAGGGCGCCTCCCGCAGCAGGCGGCGGATGGCCGCCCCCGCCTCGCGCGTGGGCACCTCGCCCGCCCGGGCCCGGTCCAGCAGCTCCCGGATCCGGGGCTCGAGGCCGTTGTGCCGCAGGAACCCCCGGTAGGTGTCCGCCGTCAGGGCGAAGCCGCCGGGCACCCGCACCCCCTCGGCGGACAGGGAGCGGATCATCTCCCCGAGCGAGGCGTTCTTGCCGCCCACCCGGGGCAGGTCGGCCAGCCCGATCTCCTCGAACCACAGGACGTGCTCCCCGTGGCCCTGCCCGTCCTGTCCTGCCCCTGCGCGCATGGGTGCCCTCCCGCGTCCGGCCTGCCGTGGTGGCAGACAGGCTACGACGGGCCCGCCGGGCGGGGACAGGTCCGCGGACCCGGCCTCAGGACCGCTCGCGCACCGCGGAGCGCCGCCCGGCCCGTCCCGCCCCGGATGCTCCGGCGCCGGTCCGGTGGTGGCGCACGCGCTTGTGGATCCCGTCCGCGAGGAGCACGGCGGGCACCGCGGCCAGCGCGACGGCCAGCCCGGCCGGGGGCGGCGGGGCGTGGCCGAGCGCTGCGGCCAGCGGGCCTGGGAACAGGAACCCGAGCAGCAGCACGAGCTCGGCGGCCACGGCCCACAGCAGCATCCGGTTGTCGCCCCAGCCCAGCCGCCACGCCGGGCGGGTGGCGCTGCGGCAGCCGAAGGCGTTGGCCATCTGGGCCAGCACCACGGTGGTGAACGCGGCGCCGGAGGCCAGGGCCACGAGTGCCGGCTCGGGCACCTGGCCCCAGCGCCAGCCCCCGCCCCACAGCACCGCGGCGAAGGCCCCCATCTCGAACACCGCCTGGACGGGGCCGAGCACCCCGAACACGCGCACCAGCAGGGCCCCGTCCAGCAGGTGCCGCCGCTCCGGGGGCCGGCGCAGCACGTCCTTCCCGGGCCGCTCGGCACCGAGGGCCAGCGCGGGCAGCAGGTCCGTGCCGATGTCCAGGGCGAGCACCTGCAGCACTCCGAGGGCCAGCGGGACGTTGCCGCCGGACAGGGCCCACACCACGAACGGCGTCAGCTCCGCCACGTTGTCCGTGAGGTGGTAGGTCAGGAACCGGCGGATGTTGGTGTAGGTGGCCCGGCCCTGCTCCACGGCGGCGATGATGGTGGAGAAGTCGTCGTCCAGCAGGACGAGGTCGGCGGCCTCGCGGGCCACGTCCGTGCCGGAGGCGCCCATCGCCACCCCGATGTCCGCCTCGTTCAGCGCCGGCCCGTCGTTGACGCCGTCCCCGGTCATCGCCAGCACGTGCCCGCGCCGCTGCAGGGCCCGGGCGATCGCCAGCTTCTGCTCGGGGGAGACCCGGCTGACCACCACCCCGTCCCGGTCCACGAGCTCGCCGAGCGCCGCCTCGTCCGCCGGCAGGTCCCGGCCCTCGATGACGACCGGCTCGCCCAGCGCGAGCCCGGTCTGCCGGGCGATCGCCGCGGCCGTGGCCGGGTGGTCGCCCGTGATCATGGCGACACGGATCCCGGCCTCCCGGGCCTGCCGCAGCGCCCCGGGCACGCCGTCCCGCGGCGGGTCCTGCAGGCCCACGAGCCCGAGGAGCTCCAGCCCGGTCTCGAGCTCGTCCGGGGTCGTCGATGGAGCCGTCGACGGGGCGCCCGGCGCCAGGTCCCGGCGGGCCACCGCGAGCACGCGCAGCCCGCGGGCGGCCATGCCCACCACGGCCGCGTGCGCCTGCTCCGCCAGCGCGCGGTCCCGGCAGCGGGCCAGCACGCTCTCCGGGGCGCCCTTGACCAGCAGCTCGTCCCCCACGACGACCGACTCCCGGCGCCGGGCCGGGTCGAAGGCGTACCGGCGCGCGACGGCCGGCTCCGCGAGGGCCGGTGGGGTGCCGTGCCGCTCCCGCGCGGTGGCGCCGGTCGGCCCGGCGCCCACGCCCGCGTCCCGGCCGGAGGCCGCGCCCGCGGCATACGGGGCCAGCCGGTGCGCCGCGGCGTCGAGGGCGGCCTCCATGGGGTCCCCCTCGGCCACCCAGTCCGCCGGGTCGCCGCCCTCCGCGCCCACGCCCTCCACCGCCGAGCCCGCAGGACCGGCACCCTCCCCGCCCGGATGCCGGCCGGCGTCGTGCCGGTGGATCCGCCCGCGGGAGGCGGCCCGGCCCGCCCACGCCGTCAGCGCGGCCCGCGCGAGCGCGGCCGGCGGACCCTCGGCGGTGCCCTCGGGGGAGTAGCCCTCGCCGTCGAGCCCGACGCCGCCCTCCGGTGTCCACACCTCCACCACGTTCATCCGGTTCTGGGTCAGGGTGCCGGTCTTGTCCGTGCAGATGAACGTGGTGGACCCGAGCGTCTCCACGGCCTGCAGGTTGCGCACCAGGGCGTTGCGCCCGGCCATCCGCTGCGCGCCCATCGCCAGGGACAGGGTCACGGTCGGCAGCAGCCCCTCCGGGATCATGGCCACGGCCACCCCGATGGCGAACAGGAACGCGTCCCGCAGCGGCGTGCCGATCGCGATCGAGACCAGGCAGAAGGCCACGCCCAGGCCCAGGGCCACGGCCGAGAGGATCCGCACGATCCGCCGCAGCTCGCGCTGCAGCGGGGTGGGCGGGGGCTGCACCTCGGCCGTGAGGGAGGCGATCGCCGCCAGCCGGGTGCGGGCGCCGGTGGCGGTGACCTCGGCCCGGGCGTCGCCGTTGGCCAGGAAGGTCCCGCCGAAGCCGTCGTCACCGGGGGTCTTGGGGACCGGCTCGCTCTCGCCGGTGAGCATGGACTCGTCCACGGTGCACGTGTCCGTCTCCACGAACCGCGCGTCGGCGGGCAGGCGGTCCCCGGCGGTGAGCACCACCACGTCCCCCGGCACGATCTCGGCGGCGTCCACGCGCACGGTCCGCCCGTCGCGCACCACGGCCACCTGGGTGGGCAGCAGCTCGCGCAGCCGCGCCGCGGCGTGGGCGGCCCGTTCCTCCTGGGCGAAGGCGAAGATCCCGTTGACGACCACGACCGCCACCACGGCCACCGCGAGCTGCGGCATGCCCGCCACGAGCGCCAGCACCGCGGCTCCCCACAGCAGGAGGGCGAAGAAGTGGGTGAACTGGCCGGCGAAGCGCCGCCACGCGGGCACCTGGCGGACACGCGGGAGCTCGTTCCGGCCGGTCTCGGCCTGCACCCGGCGGGCCTCGGCGGTGCTCAGTCCCCGCGTCTCGGTGCCCGGCACCTGCTCATCGCTCCTCCACACCCGGGCCCGACGCCGGCCACGGCTGCCCCACAGTCTGCGGCGGACGGCGCGGGGCGAGGAAGGGTTCGCGACCCGGGGACGGGCCGGGGCGTGGCCGGCGCCCGGGCCGGGCGGGTGCCGCGCCCCCGGCATCCCCTGCCGGGGCCGGGCGGGGTGGATTCCGGGGCGGGTGGGTGCCGGATGCTTCCCGGACCGGGGACGCCGCCCCACAATGCTGGCATGCGTCGGCGTCGGGGCGTCATCGCAGTCCTGCTCCTCGCCCTCACCGCCTGCGGGGCGGTCGAGGCGCCCGACGGCGGTGCGACCGGACCGGCGCCGCGCTCCAGCACCACGGCCCCCGGCCCCGAGGGCGGCTCCTCCGGCATGCCGGGCGGCGAGGGCGACGGCGGTGCGCCGGGAGTGGGGCCGGGCTCCACTGCCGGGCCGGGACTGCCCTTCGAGGGCCCGGTCCCCCCGGGGGCAGGCCCCGGGGGCCGCCCCGGCGCCACGGTCTACCGGCGCAGCACGCCGCGGCGGGTGTGCGCCTCGCTCGGGGCGGCCCGGCCGCTCGAGCTGAGCACCACCGACCCGGCCGAGGCGTGGCTGCTCCGTGACTGGGACGCGTGCCTGCGCACGGACACCACTCCGGCCTACACGTGGCTGCGGAACCGGACGACCGCGGTGTGGTCCCTACCGGGTTCGCCGTGGGCGGTGGTCCAGCAGCACAGCCCGGGCCGGGCGCGTCCCGGGGTGCTGCGGTCCGGCGTCCTGCACCGCGCGTCGGCGGACTGGACGGGCTCGCCCGGTGCCGCGGCGTTCGTGCACCCGGGGGAGTCGGTGTGGATCGCCGCCGACCCGGACCGCGTGCGGTGGCGGGCGGACCTGCCCCTGACGCTGACGTGGTCGGCGGTCGGGGTGATGATGGACCGGGTCGAGGGCCGGGGCAGCGCGGTGATGGCCGAGTTCCTGCGGCGGCGCGAGTCCGGCCCCGGCGTCGCGACCACGTGCGCGGCGGGGTTCTACGCGTACGTCCGGGCCCGCGACGCCCGGGACCGGGAGGACCTGGCCGCCGCGGACCCGGGAGTCGTGGTGCACGAGGGCTTCGAGGCCCTGTCCCGCGGGTCCCCCTGCGCCGAGGCCGCGGCCGGGCTGGACCTGGACGTCGGCGGGCGCCGGACGACCGTCCTGGACGAGGTCATCCGGGCCGTCGCGGGCTCCGGGGCCGCCCTGGACCGGATCCGGGCCGACGTCGGGCCCTACCGGCGGGCCCGGGACCTCGCCGGACTGCGCCTGGGGACGGTGGACGGCCCGACGCCGCGGGCCACCTCCCCGGGGGACTGAGGGGGTGGCCCGCGGTGGCCCGGACGGCGGTCCGGGCGGTGGTCCGGACAGGGGTCGGAGACCCGGTGCTCAGACGCTCTCGAGGACGGGCGTCCGCTGCCGTGCCCGGTGCATCGGGCAGGAACGGACCACGTAGCGGCACAGCAGCACGGCCGCCACGGCGGCCCCGCCCACCACGCCCACGATCGGGCCGGCCGGGGACGGCAGCTCCTGGACGAGGACGAACACGCCCATGGCCAGGACGAAGAAGCCGAAGCCCTCGCGCAGGGCGGCCTCGGGGATGATGCCGGTCAGCCTCGCGCCGACCAGCGAGCCGAGGATCGCGGCCACGGTCACCCCGGCCACGAGGCCCCAATCGAGCTGGACGCTCGTGAGGTAGCCGCCGAGGCCGGCGAAGGACTTCATGGCGATCACCACGAGCGAGGTCCCGACGGCGGCCGGCATGGACAGCCCGCCCAGCAGCACCAGCGCGGGGACCACCAGGAAGCCGCCGCCGGCGCCGACGAGCCCGGTGACCAGGCCGACGACGAGGCCCTCGAGGATGACCTTGACGACCGGCAGCTTCCGGGCGCCGTCGCCGTCCTCGCCGGGGGCGGCGGACTTCTTGCGGCCGCGGATCATGGCGGCGGCGGTGGCCACCATCATCAGGGCGAAGGCGATCATCAGGATGGTGCCCGGGACGTGGCCGCCCAGCAGTCCGCCGCCGAACGCGCCGGCCATGCTGGCCCCGCCGAAGACGAGGCCCGTGCGCCACTTCACCCGGCCCTTGCGGGCGTGGGAGATGACGCTGACCACCGAGGTGGTGCCGACCACGAACAGGGAGGCGGCGATCGCCTCCTTGGCGGGCAGCCCGGCCACGTAGGTGAGGATCGGGACGGTGAGGATCGAGCCCCCCCCGCCGAGCAGGCCGAGGGAGACCCCGATCAGCACCGAGAGGGCGAGGGTGACGATGAGCGTGACGGTCATGGCCGGGGGAGCTGCTCGATGGCCGCGCGGCCGGTGGGCTCGGAGGCCGACTTGTTCCACGGCATCCTGGACAGCACGTTGCCCATGGCACAGGTGTTCGTGGCGGCCGAGAAGCTCAGCCCGGCGCCGATGGCACCGGCGAGCATGCTCACCTTCGGGGAGACGAGCTTGCCGCCCACGAGGCCGGCCAGCACGAGGGAGCCGGCGGCCATGCGGACCTGGCGCTCGAGGGACCAGCGCTGGGCGCCGCGCACGACCTCGCCGCCGGCGGCCTCGAAGGCCGGCACGCCGCCGGTGAGGACCACGGCGTTCTCCAGGCCGGCGGTGTTCAGCCGGGTGCGGGCCTGGCCGGCGCGGACGCCGGACTGGCAGACGAGCACCACGTGGCGGCCGAGGCGCTCGGCGAGCTCGTCCGCGTGCTCCGACAGCAGCGGCAGCGGGACGTTGTAGGAGCCCTTGATGTGCATGCCCTCGAACTCCGCGGCGGAGCGCACGTCCAGCACGATGAGGTCATCGTGGCGGTCGATCCACTCACGCAGGGTCTGGGCGTCGACGTCGGTCAGGGCGGGGGCGGTGGGGGTGGTCAAGAGGCTTCTCTTCCGTTCGTCCGGATATGACTCCATGAGTCTGCCATATACCCATGGGGGTATGCAACACACCCCGGGGGGTATAGAATGGAGGCAACCGAGATCCCCCGCCGCATCCCCGAGGAGCCCCCCCCATGGAACTCGACGCCACCGAGCTCAAGCCCGTCGTCAACCGGCTCAAGCGAGCCCAGGGCCAGCTGGCCGCCGTCACCCGCATGCTGGAGGAGGGCCGCGACTGCAAGGACGTGGTCACCCAGCTCGCCGCGGTCTCCAAGGCGCTGGACCGGGCCGGCTTCGCCATCATCGCCTCCGGCCTGGAGCAGTGCCTCGCCAAGGAGGACGGCTCCATGGACAAGGCGGACATGGAGAAGCTCTTCCTGTCCCTGGCCTGATCCGCCCGGCCCGCCGGCCGCCCCCCTCCCCACGCCGAAGGCCCCCGGTGCATCGAACCGTCGATGCACCGGGGGCCTTCGGCGTTCCCCGTCAGGCGTTCGCCGGCTCCTGCGCCTGCGCGGAGGTCTCCGGCTGGACGCCGTTGCGGGCGGCCCACAGGGACCAGGCGCTGTAGCTGCCGTCGAGCTCGACGACGTCGTGCCCGGCGCGGCGCAGGGCGCTCGCGGCCACCGAATTGCGCACCCCGGACTGGCAGTACGTCACGATGGTGCCCTCGCTGGGCAGCTGGTCCTGGTGCCACAGGACGCGGCCGGCGCTGAGCTGGCGCGAGCCGGGGACGTGGCCCTCGCTGTGCTCGGTCTTGTTGCGCACGTCCAGGACCAGGGCGGCGTCGAAGCCCTCGAGCTCCTCCGGCTGGATGACCCGGGGCGTGGTGATCGGCAGGCCCTGGATCGACGTCACGTAGCCGGCGACCTGGTCGATGCCCACGCGCACCAGGTGGTCCCAGAACTCCTGGGCCTGCTCCTGGTCCTGCGCGAGCAGCACGAGCGGGCGGC
This genomic window from Citricoccus sp. SGAir0253 contains:
- a CDS encoding cation-transporting P-type ATPase encodes the protein MPGTETRGLSTAEARRVQAETGRNELPRVRQVPAWRRFAGQFTHFFALLLWGAAVLALVAGMPQLAVAVVAVVVVNGIFAFAQEERAAHAAARLRELLPTQVAVVRDGRTVRVDAAEIVPGDVVVLTAGDRLPADARFVETDTCTVDESMLTGESEPVPKTPGDDGFGGTFLANGDARAEVTATGARTRLAAIASLTAEVQPPPTPLQRELRRIVRILSAVALGLGVAFCLVSIAIGTPLRDAFLFAIGVAVAMIPEGLLPTVTLSLAMGAQRMAGRNALVRNLQAVETLGSTTFICTDKTGTLTQNRMNVVEVWTPEGGVGLDGEGYSPEGTAEGPPAALARAALTAWAGRAASRGRIHRHDAGRHPGGEGAGPAGSAVEGVGAEGGDPADWVAEGDPMEAALDAAAHRLAPYAAGAASGRDAGVGAGPTGATARERHGTPPALAEPAVARRYAFDPARRRESVVVGDELLVKGAPESVLARCRDRALAEQAHAAVVGMAARGLRVLAVARRDLAPGAPSTAPSTTPDELETGLELLGLVGLQDPPRDGVPGALRQAREAGIRVAMITGDHPATAAAIARQTGLALGEPVVIEGRDLPADEAALGELVDRDGVVVSRVSPEQKLAIARALQRRGHVLAMTGDGVNDGPALNEADIGVAMGASGTDVAREAADLVLLDDDFSTIIAAVEQGRATYTNIRRFLTYHLTDNVAELTPFVVWALSGGNVPLALGVLQVLALDIGTDLLPALALGAERPGKDVLRRPPERRHLLDGALLVRVFGVLGPVQAVFEMGAFAAVLWGGGWRWGQVPEPALVALASGAAFTTVVLAQMANAFGCRSATRPAWRLGWGDNRMLLWAVAAELVLLLGFLFPGPLAAALGHAPPPPAGLAVALAAVPAVLLADGIHKRVRHHRTGAGASGAGRAGRRSAVRERS
- a CDS encoding sulfite exporter TauE/SafE family protein codes for the protein MTVTLIVTLALSVLIGVSLGLLGGGGSILTVPILTYVAGLPAKEAIAASLFVVGTTSVVSVISHARKGRVKWRTGLVFGGASMAGAFGGGLLGGHVPGTILMIAFALMMVATAAAMIRGRKKSAAPGEDGDGARKLPVVKVILEGLVVGLVTGLVGAGGGFLVVPALVLLGGLSMPAAVGTSLVVIAMKSFAGLGGYLTSVQLDWGLVAGVTVAAILGSLVGARLTGIIPEAALREGFGFFVLAMGVFVLVQELPSPAGPIVGVVGGAAVAAVLLCRYVVRSCPMHRARQRTPVLESV
- a CDS encoding metal-sensitive transcriptional regulator, which produces MELDATELKPVVNRLKRAQGQLAAVTRMLEEGRDCKDVVTQLAAVSKALDRAGFAIIASGLEQCLAKEDGSMDKADMEKLFLSLA
- a CDS encoding rhodanese-like domain-containing protein, giving the protein MTTPTAPALTDVDAQTLREWIDRHDDLIVLDVRSAAEFEGMHIKGSYNVPLPLLSEHADELAERLGRHVVLVCQSGVRAGQARTRLNTAGLENAVVLTGGVPAFEAAGGEVVRGAQRWSLERQVRMAAGSLVLAGLVGGKLVSPKVSMLAGAIGAGLSFSAATNTCAMGNVLSRMPWNKSASEPTGRAAIEQLPRP